The following nucleotide sequence is from Bacteroidales bacterium.
TTCATACGGTGCAGTATCAGGGGAATCATGGTCCCGAACAGGGCGGCAAAAATAATCACTACAAACAGGGAGGAGCTCACCGTAAAGGTGAGGGCCAGGTTCTGACTGAAAAAGTAGTTGTAGAGAAAAAGGATTCCCGAAAGGATCAGTCCATTCATCAGCGACACAATCAGTTCTTTCCCCAGTTTTCTGACAGTGCTCTCCAGGCCGAGACTGTTGCTGGCGATGCCCTGCACAATGATGGCCGATGACTGGATTCCCACATTTCCTGCCATGGCAGCGATAAGCGGGATAAAAAAGGCCATTTCCGGATTGATCTGGATATCATTTTCGAAACGTCCGATCACTGCAGCCACTATAATTCCACCCAGGAGCCCGATAATCAGCCAGGGCAGCCTGGCCCGGGACATCCGTGCAGGCGAGTCGGTGGTTTCCACATCCGTGGTAATACCAGATGCCAGCTGGTAATCCTTTTCGGCTTCATCCCGGATCACATCCACCACATCGTCGATGGTTATCCGGCCCATCAGGCGGCCAATGGAATCGGTTACTGGCAGTACAATCAGGTCGTATTTTTCCATGATCTGGGCAACCTCCTCCGAGTCGGTATCTGTCTGAACACTTCGCACCTCTGCATCGTAAATATCCTTCACCTTGGTGGAGGCACTGGCCAGAAGAAGCGCTTTAAGCGAGAGTATTCCCAGCAGAACATTTTCATCGCTGACCACATAGATGTAGTAGATTTCATCGAGATCCTCGGCCTGTTTGCGCATTTCCCTGATACAGGTGGCCACCCCCCAGTTTTCATTTACGCGAATCAGCTCCTTGGCCATCAGTCCCCCTGCTGTATCTTCATGGTAAC
It contains:
- the mgtE gene encoding magnesium transporter, with the protein product MSNKLTREYINNLKSVFERKDESAILEMLDQLHPADIAEMYENLSLEEATYLFLLLDPEKASDVLVELEEDERESVLKALPSHVIASQFIDHMESDDAADVIGDLEEEKKQEVLLHIDDVEQAGDIVDLLSYHEDTAGGLMAKELIRVNENWGVATCIREMRKQAEDLDEIYYIYVVSDENVLLGILSLKALLLASASTKVKDIYDAEVRSVQTDTDSEEVAQIMEKYDLIVLPVTDSIGRLMGRITIDDVVDVIRDEAEKDYQLASGITTDVETTDSPARMSRARLPWLIIGLLGGIIVAAVIGRFENDIQINPEMAFFIPLIAAMAGNVGIQSSAIIVQGIASNSLGLESTVRKLGKELIVSLMNGLILSGILFLYNYFFSQNLALTFTVSSSLFVVIIFAALFGTMIPLILHRMKIDPALATGPFITTMNDIMGLFIYFLMGRLLYGIFI